Proteins encoded within one genomic window of Amycolatopsis sp. 2-15:
- the otsB gene encoding trehalose-phosphatase, with amino-acid sequence MTAEALPAELRRAIVQIARTPRLLVACDYDGTLAPITANPDEARPLPESVGALRSLAGLHETTTAVISGRALRDLATLSRLPAEVNLVGSHGSEFDIGFIHALDDKARALHRRLEAELENLVLDVPGVSLEVKPASIAVHVRRAEHEAGRRVLADVHEGPSTWEGVSTTDGKEVVELAVVQTDKGRALDTLRHQVGATAAIFLGDDVTDEKAFARLSGPDLGIKVGEGETLATFRVPDTVDVALVLGFLLEERRNWLYGESAPPIERLSMLANERSVALLTPDAKLTWLCHPGPDAPAVFADLLGGPGAGAFSIKPHRNGLPLGQRYLPNTMTVETRWSRLLVTDYLEPESPSHRTDIVRVISGETAADVLFAPRPEFGGVPVKLVAEGDGLRVLGTSEPFVLRSPGVAWTITSDGLHDTATALVQPTPETPVVLELRCGTTDLSPHELSEIDRRDRAGRYWSDWAAKLKLPTVQAELVRRSALTLRGLVNTDTGGVLAAATSSLPEEIGGVRNWDYRYCWIRDASMTVRELVHLGSNEEAEGYLQWLHGVLSTLAGPERLHPLYTLAGSVIGAEAVIESLPGYAGSRPVRVGNLANHQVQLDVFGPVVELVVTLAEARGELRDEDWQMVRAMAEAVTRRWNEPDHGIWEERHVPRHRVYSRVMCWVTIDRAVKLGHEYGRDVPGAWPELRERIKADVLEHGWNDEVQAFTTAYDGTDLDAASLFVGLTGLLDPADERFQRTVTAIEAELRSGSTVYRYRRDDGLPGGEGGFHICAAWLIEAYLITGRRNEAEELFTQIVASAGPTGLLPEQYDPIAERSLGNHPQAYSHIGLIRCANLLAEKL; translated from the coding sequence TTGACCGCCGAGGCGTTGCCTGCGGAGCTACGGCGCGCGATCGTGCAGATCGCCCGTACCCCGCGCCTGCTGGTCGCCTGCGACTACGACGGCACGTTGGCCCCCATCACCGCCAACCCCGACGAGGCCCGGCCGTTGCCGGAGTCCGTCGGCGCACTCAGATCTCTGGCCGGCCTGCACGAGACCACCACAGCCGTCATCTCAGGTCGCGCGCTGCGTGACCTGGCGACGCTGTCGCGCCTGCCCGCCGAGGTGAACCTCGTGGGCAGCCACGGCTCCGAGTTCGACATCGGGTTCATCCACGCCCTCGACGACAAGGCGCGTGCCCTGCACCGCCGGCTCGAGGCGGAGCTGGAGAACCTGGTGCTCGACGTGCCGGGCGTGTCGCTCGAGGTCAAGCCCGCGAGCATCGCGGTGCACGTGCGCCGGGCCGAGCACGAGGCCGGTCGCCGCGTGCTCGCCGACGTGCACGAAGGCCCGTCGACCTGGGAAGGCGTGTCGACCACCGACGGCAAGGAGGTGGTGGAGCTCGCGGTCGTCCAGACGGACAAGGGCCGTGCGCTCGACACCCTGCGCCACCAGGTGGGCGCCACCGCCGCCATCTTCCTGGGCGACGACGTGACCGACGAGAAGGCGTTCGCGCGCCTGTCGGGCCCGGACTTGGGCATCAAGGTGGGCGAGGGCGAGACGCTCGCGACCTTCCGCGTGCCCGACACCGTCGACGTCGCGCTGGTTCTCGGGTTCCTCTTGGAGGAACGGCGGAACTGGCTCTACGGCGAGTCGGCCCCGCCCATCGAGCGACTGTCGATGCTGGCCAACGAGCGCTCCGTCGCGCTCCTGACGCCGGACGCGAAGCTCACGTGGCTGTGCCACCCGGGCCCCGACGCGCCGGCCGTGTTCGCCGACCTGCTCGGCGGGCCCGGCGCGGGAGCGTTCTCGATCAAGCCGCACCGCAACGGCCTGCCGCTGGGCCAGCGCTACCTGCCGAACACGATGACGGTCGAGACGCGCTGGTCGCGCCTGCTCGTGACCGACTACCTCGAGCCGGAAAGCCCTTCGCACCGCACGGACATCGTCCGGGTGATCTCGGGCGAGACGGCGGCGGACGTGCTGTTCGCGCCGCGGCCGGAGTTCGGCGGCGTGCCCGTGAAGCTGGTCGCCGAGGGCGACGGACTGCGGGTGCTGGGCACGTCGGAGCCGTTCGTGCTCCGCTCGCCGGGCGTGGCGTGGACCATCACGTCCGACGGCCTGCACGACACCGCCACGGCGCTCGTGCAGCCGACGCCGGAGACCCCGGTGGTGCTCGAACTCCGTTGCGGCACCACGGATCTCAGCCCCCACGAACTGTCCGAAATAGACCGTCGCGACCGCGCGGGCCGCTACTGGAGCGACTGGGCGGCCAAGCTCAAGCTGCCGACGGTGCAGGCTGAGCTGGTGCGCCGCTCCGCGCTCACGCTGCGCGGGCTGGTCAACACCGACACCGGTGGTGTGCTGGCGGCGGCCACGTCTTCGCTGCCCGAGGAGATCGGCGGCGTCCGCAACTGGGACTACCGCTACTGCTGGATTCGCGACGCGTCCATGACCGTTCGCGAGCTGGTGCACCTCGGGTCCAACGAGGAGGCCGAGGGCTACCTGCAGTGGCTCCACGGCGTGCTGTCCACTTTGGCCGGTCCGGAGCGCCTGCACCCGCTGTACACGCTGGCCGGCAGCGTGATCGGCGCCGAGGCCGTGATCGAGTCGCTGCCCGGGTACGCCGGTTCGCGGCCCGTGCGCGTCGGCAACCTGGCCAACCACCAGGTGCAGCTCGACGTGTTCGGCCCGGTCGTGGAGCTCGTGGTCACGCTGGCCGAGGCGCGCGGCGAGCTGCGCGACGAGGACTGGCAGATGGTGCGCGCGATGGCCGAGGCCGTCACGCGGCGCTGGAACGAGCCCGACCACGGCATCTGGGAAGAGCGGCACGTGCCGCGCCACCGGGTGTACTCGCGGGTGATGTGCTGGGTCACGATCGACCGCGCGGTGAAGCTCGGCCACGAGTACGGCCGCGACGTGCCGGGTGCCTGGCCGGAGCTGCGCGAGCGCATCAAGGCCGACGTGCTGGAGCACGGCTGGAACGACGAGGTCCAGGCGTTCACCACGGCGTACGACGGCACCGACCTCGACGCCGCCTCGCTGTTCGTGGGTCTCACCGGCCTTCTCGACCCGGCCGACGAGCGCTTCCAGCGCACGGTGACCGCGATCGAGGCCGAGCTGCGCAGCGGTTCCACGGTGTACCGCTACCGGCGCGACGACGGCCTGCCCGGCGGCGAAGGCGGGTTCCACATCTGCGCCGCGTGGCTGATCGAGGCGTACCTCATCACCGGCCGCCGCAACGAGGCCGAGGAGCTGTTCACGCAGATCGTCGCCTCGGCCGGCCCCACGGGCCTGCTGCCGGAGCAGTACGACCCGATCGCCGAGCGTTCGCTGGGCAACCACCCGCAGGCGTACTCGCACATCGGCCTCATCCGGTGCGCGAACCTGCTCGCCGAGAAGCTGTGA
- a CDS encoding alpha,alpha-trehalose-phosphate synthase (UDP-forming) codes for MTDEQKTAPSADFVVVANRLPVDLERTSDGAQRWTASPGGLVSALEPFLRSRKGAWVGWPGVPDVDVEEFDDDGLVLHPVTLTSAEVRDYYEGFSNATLWPLYHDVVAPPVFERRWWDSYVKVNRRFAEASAQVAAHGATVWIQDYQLQLVPTMLRELRPDLRIGFFLHIPFPPVELFMQLPWRAEIVRGLIGADLIGFHRPGGAQNFLWLARQLVGLEPTRGAVGVRSRPGMVQVGDRTVRVGAFPISIDAAGLDTLARSKGVIERAKQIRRDLGNPKAVMLGVDRLDYTKGIDLRLQALHELLHEERMQPEDVAFVQLATPSRERVEHYQRMRGEIEQMVGRINGEFARVGHPVVHYLHQSVNRTELAAFFSAADVMVVTPLRDGMNLVCKEYVACRHDLGGALVLSEFAGAAAELTSAFLVNPHDLDGVKNALVAAITLDPAEGRRRMRAMRRQVLTHDVDRWARSFLQALGAEPVD; via the coding sequence GTGACTGACGAGCAGAAAACCGCACCGTCCGCCGATTTCGTCGTGGTGGCCAACCGGCTGCCCGTCGACCTGGAGCGCACTTCGGACGGCGCCCAGCGCTGGACGGCGAGCCCCGGCGGGCTCGTCTCGGCGCTCGAACCGTTCCTGCGCTCGCGCAAGGGCGCGTGGGTCGGCTGGCCCGGCGTCCCCGACGTCGACGTCGAGGAGTTCGACGACGACGGCCTGGTCCTGCACCCCGTCACCCTCACCTCCGCCGAGGTCCGCGACTACTACGAGGGCTTCTCCAACGCCACGCTCTGGCCGCTCTACCACGACGTCGTCGCGCCGCCGGTGTTCGAGCGCCGGTGGTGGGACAGCTACGTGAAGGTCAACCGCCGCTTCGCCGAGGCCAGCGCCCAGGTCGCGGCCCACGGCGCCACGGTGTGGATCCAGGACTACCAGCTGCAGCTCGTGCCCACGATGCTGCGCGAACTGCGCCCCGACCTGCGCATCGGCTTCTTCCTGCACATCCCGTTCCCGCCCGTCGAGCTGTTCATGCAGCTGCCGTGGCGCGCCGAGATCGTGCGCGGGCTCATCGGCGCCGACCTCATCGGCTTCCACCGCCCCGGCGGCGCGCAGAACTTCCTGTGGCTGGCCCGCCAGCTCGTCGGCCTCGAGCCGACGCGCGGCGCCGTCGGCGTGCGGTCGCGGCCCGGCATGGTGCAGGTCGGCGACCGCACCGTGCGCGTCGGCGCGTTCCCGATCTCGATCGACGCCGCCGGCCTCGACACCCTCGCGCGCAGCAAGGGCGTGATCGAGCGCGCCAAGCAGATCCGCCGGGACCTCGGCAACCCGAAAGCGGTCATGCTCGGCGTCGACCGCCTCGACTACACCAAGGGCATCGACCTGCGGCTGCAGGCGCTGCACGAGCTGCTGCACGAGGAGCGCATGCAGCCCGAGGACGTCGCCTTCGTGCAGCTGGCCACGCCGAGCCGTGAACGCGTGGAGCACTACCAGCGCATGCGCGGCGAGATCGAGCAGATGGTGGGCCGCATCAACGGCGAGTTCGCGCGTGTCGGTCACCCGGTCGTGCACTACCTGCACCAGTCCGTGAACCGCACCGAGCTGGCCGCTTTCTTCTCCGCCGCCGACGTGATGGTGGTGACACCGCTGCGCGACGGGATGAACCTCGTCTGCAAGGAGTACGTCGCCTGCCGCCACGATCTCGGTGGCGCGCTGGTGCTCAGCGAGTTCGCCGGCGCGGCCGCCGAACTGACCAGCGCATTCCTGGTCAACCCGCATGATCTGGACGGGGTGAAGAACGCGTTGGTGGCTGCTATTACGCTCGACCCCGCCGAGGGCCGACGCAGGATGCGCGCCATGCGTCGACAGGTCCTCACCCACGACGTCGACCGGTGGGCGCGCTCGTTCCTGCAGGCGCTGGGTGCGGAGCCGGTCGACTGA
- a CDS encoding RNA polymerase sigma factor, with the protein MQVIHDDPEAALPDSFDRPDLGVPDPAPVFGRLFDAHSRQLHRYLARRVGDDAAHDLMAETFLVALRRRESYRPDLGTARSWLYGIATNLLRHHIRSETRALRATARLAATGEHSTAGHDGRVADQVDAQTRAAQLAGALAKLNAADRDTLLLVSWAGLEPTEVAEALGVPPGTIRSRLHRIRRWLRANAASVQAADTAEEAKEL; encoded by the coding sequence ATGCAGGTGATCCACGACGATCCGGAGGCGGCGTTGCCGGACTCGTTCGACCGTCCCGACCTGGGCGTTCCCGATCCGGCGCCCGTTTTCGGGCGGCTCTTCGACGCACACTCGCGCCAGCTGCACCGCTACCTCGCGCGCCGCGTCGGCGACGACGCCGCCCACGACCTCATGGCCGAGACGTTCCTCGTCGCGCTGCGGCGGCGCGAGTCGTACCGGCCGGACCTGGGCACGGCGCGCTCGTGGCTGTACGGGATCGCGACGAACCTGCTGCGCCACCACATCCGCAGCGAGACGCGGGCGCTGAGGGCGACCGCGCGGCTCGCGGCCACCGGCGAACACTCCACGGCCGGGCACGACGGCCGCGTCGCCGACCAGGTGGACGCGCAGACCCGCGCGGCCCAGCTGGCCGGCGCGCTGGCGAAGCTCAACGCCGCCGACCGCGACACGCTCCTGCTCGTGTCGTGGGCCGGGCTGGAGCCGACTGAGGTCGCCGAAGCACTGGGTGTGCCGCCTGGCACGATCCGCTCGCGGCTGCACCGCATCCGGCGCTGGCTTCGGGCCAACGCCGCATCCGTCCAGGCCGCTGACACCGCCGAGGAGGCGAAGGAACTGTGA
- a CDS encoding acyl-CoA thioesterase — protein sequence MITDPVHPGIDQLLKLEPLERNLFRGTSHEGSPQRAFGGQVAAQALTAAGATVPEDRHVHSLHGYFIRGGRTDLPIVYEVERTRDGGSFTTRRVAAIQNGETIFSLSASFQKPAASSEHQARMPEVPAPDDVEVRDEDELPIMLSVIEARFISDPAAGLPDVGSGPRQRIWVRAKGRLPDNPLAHVCALTYISDIRLAGTAALPHRDEPGRAQLTSLDHAVWFHRPFRADEWLLFDMESRSFTNERGLTHGEFYTTDGRLVASVTQEVLLRRR from the coding sequence GTGATCACCGACCCCGTGCACCCCGGCATCGACCAGCTCCTCAAGCTGGAACCGCTCGAGCGCAACCTCTTCCGCGGCACCAGCCACGAGGGTTCGCCGCAACGGGCGTTCGGCGGCCAGGTGGCGGCGCAGGCGCTCACAGCGGCCGGCGCGACCGTGCCCGAGGACCGGCACGTGCACTCGCTGCACGGCTACTTCATCCGCGGCGGCCGCACGGACCTGCCGATCGTCTACGAGGTGGAGCGCACCCGCGACGGCGGCTCGTTCACCACCCGGCGCGTGGCGGCGATCCAGAACGGCGAGACGATCTTCAGCCTGTCGGCGTCGTTCCAGAAACCCGCCGCCAGCAGCGAACACCAGGCCCGGATGCCCGAGGTGCCGGCACCCGACGACGTCGAGGTCCGCGACGAGGACGAGCTGCCGATCATGCTCTCGGTGATCGAGGCGCGGTTCATCAGCGACCCGGCGGCGGGGTTGCCGGACGTCGGCAGCGGGCCGCGCCAGCGCATCTGGGTGCGCGCGAAGGGCCGGCTGCCGGACAACCCGCTGGCGCACGTGTGCGCGCTCACCTACATCTCCGACATCCGCCTCGCGGGCACCGCCGCACTGCCCCACCGCGACGAACCCGGGCGCGCGCAGCTGACCTCACTCGACCACGCCGTGTGGTTCCATCGCCCGTTCCGCGCCGACGAGTGGCTGCTGTTCGACATGGAGAGCCGCAGCTTCACCAACGAGCGCGGCCTCACCCACGGCGAGTTCTACACCACAGACGGCCGCCTGGTGGCTTCCGTCACGCAGGAAGTCCTGCTGCGGCGGCGGTGA
- a CDS encoding threonine/serine ThrE exporter family protein translates to MKINERADQGIHRRRWPILEPPRPSSNQRHRPNLLRRRAWHILEAPTAEQPAVESEEALGPQPPDDATVNFVLDLTLRIGEVQMASGAGASDVTATILALTAALGLPHCEVDVIFTSITVTCHRGTDLAPVTALRVVRSRSLDYTRLTQAEILVRKIVRGNMGAEEAHTELERIAAAPHPYPRWVATIAWGGLAAFITLLLGGGPDVAVVAFVISSVVDRLGRLLNRYNLPFFFQQVVGGLVATLSAMAIVSSNILTTDQPTLVVAAAVTVLLSGLSTVSAVQDAITGYNVTAAGRTMETALMSAGLITGVVLALKVALMLRLPSRPLPEVINSTPQQLPIVVITGAGAAACFALASYSTLRALLVAAAAGAIGALVYGSLMLTQFDAVSSSAVAATLVGFCGGLLARRLRVTPLVVAVSGITPLLPGLSTYRGLYQLAVEPGGNISTLMTAVAIGLALAAGVVLGEYLAQPVRMRLGRLERKLAGPRMAGPLEPPERRLE, encoded by the coding sequence ATGAAGATCAACGAACGCGCCGACCAGGGGATTCACCGCAGACGGTGGCCGATCCTGGAGCCTCCCCGGCCGAGCTCGAACCAGCGGCACCGGCCGAACCTCCTGCGGCGCCGCGCGTGGCACATCCTCGAGGCACCGACGGCCGAACAGCCGGCCGTCGAAAGCGAAGAGGCGCTGGGCCCGCAGCCGCCCGACGACGCGACGGTCAACTTCGTCCTCGACCTGACGCTGCGCATCGGCGAGGTGCAGATGGCCAGCGGCGCCGGCGCGTCCGACGTCACCGCGACGATCCTCGCGCTCACCGCCGCGCTCGGGCTGCCCCACTGCGAGGTCGACGTGATCTTCACGTCGATCACTGTCACGTGCCACCGCGGTACGGACCTGGCGCCCGTCACCGCGTTGCGAGTGGTCCGTTCGCGCAGCCTCGACTACACGCGGCTCACGCAGGCCGAGATCCTCGTGCGCAAGATCGTCCGCGGCAACATGGGGGCCGAGGAGGCGCACACGGAGCTGGAACGCATCGCGGCGGCGCCGCACCCGTACCCGCGCTGGGTCGCCACCATCGCCTGGGGCGGGCTGGCCGCGTTCATCACCCTGCTGCTCGGCGGCGGCCCCGACGTGGCCGTGGTGGCGTTCGTGATCTCGTCGGTGGTCGACCGGCTCGGGCGGCTGCTCAACCGGTACAACCTGCCGTTCTTCTTCCAGCAGGTCGTCGGCGGACTCGTCGCGACACTGTCGGCGATGGCGATCGTGAGCAGCAACATCCTCACCACCGACCAGCCGACGCTCGTGGTCGCCGCGGCCGTCACGGTGCTGCTGTCCGGACTGTCCACCGTCTCGGCGGTGCAGGACGCGATCACCGGCTACAACGTCACCGCGGCCGGCCGCACGATGGAGACGGCGCTGATGTCGGCCGGCCTGATCACCGGTGTGGTGCTGGCACTGAAGGTCGCTCTGATGCTCCGCCTGCCGAGCAGGCCGTTGCCGGAGGTCATCAACTCCACCCCGCAGCAGCTGCCCATCGTGGTCATCACGGGCGCCGGCGCGGCCGCGTGCTTCGCACTTGCCTCCTACTCGACGCTGCGCGCGCTGCTCGTCGCCGCGGCGGCGGGTGCCATCGGCGCGCTCGTGTACGGCTCGCTGATGCTCACGCAGTTCGACGCGGTGAGCTCGTCGGCCGTCGCGGCCACGCTCGTCGGCTTCTGCGGCGGCCTGCTCGCGCGGCGGCTGCGCGTCACCCCGCTGGTCGTGGCCGTGTCCGGGATCACTCCCCTGCTTCCCGGCCTCTCCACCTATCGTGGTCTGTACCAATTGGCAGTCGAGCCCGGCGGCAACATCTCGACGCTGATGACCGCCGTCGCTATCGGGCTCGCGCTCGCCGCGGGCGTTGTCCTGGGTGAATACCTCGCGCAGCCCGTCCGGATGCGGCTCGGGCGGCTCGAACGCAAGCTCGCCGGACCACGGATGGCGGGACCGCTGGAGCCGCCGGAGCGCCGGCTGGAGTAA
- a CDS encoding NlpC/P60 family protein — protein sequence MALHRFEARSEAAPSRKRRFVRAALTATALAAAMSATAGPVLASTASAATAAPAASASASARVGATALSRALTQQGKPYVWGAAGPNAYDCSGLVVWAFKQAGVALPHSSRLQSTAGVAVSKAALQPGDLVFFYTPVSHVGIYAGGGMVLHASRPGVPVKLSPLSSMPFHNARRI from the coding sequence ATGGCACTCCACCGATTCGAAGCTCGATCCGAAGCCGCGCCGTCCCGCAAGCGGCGCTTCGTCCGCGCCGCCCTGACGGCGACCGCGCTGGCCGCCGCGATGTCGGCCACGGCCGGTCCGGTCCTCGCGAGCACCGCGTCCGCCGCGACCGCGGCCCCGGCCGCCTCCGCGTCGGCCAGCGCTCGGGTTGGCGCCACCGCTCTCAGCCGCGCCCTGACCCAGCAGGGCAAGCCCTACGTCTGGGGCGCGGCCGGTCCGAACGCCTACGACTGCTCCGGCCTCGTCGTGTGGGCGTTCAAGCAGGCCGGCGTGGCGCTGCCGCACAGCTCGCGCCTGCAGTCCACAGCGGGCGTCGCCGTGTCCAAGGCCGCACTGCAGCCCGGTGACCTGGTGTTCTTCTACACGCCCGTGAGCCACGTCGGCATCTACGCCGGCGGCGGCATGGTCCTGCACGCCAGCCGCCCCGGAGTTCCGGTGAAGCTGTCGCCGCTGTCCTCGATGCCGTTCCACAACGCCCGCCGCATCTGA